One segment of Anatilimnocola aggregata DNA contains the following:
- a CDS encoding arylsulfatase yields MLRLSSGILLCFLFPCLALSADPVARKGQPNIIYILSDDLAQGDVGCYGQKLIKTPNLDRMAKEGTRFTQAYCGTSVCAPSRTSLMTGLHMGHAPVRANWEIAKGEGQLPLPANTVTVASILKDSGYATACVGKWGMGMFDTTGSPLKRGFDHFFGYNCQRHAHSYFPAYLYNDAERIPLAGNNGVGGGEAYAQELIQRDAEQWLRANHAQPFFLFYAITLPHGRHEIDDLGEYATTDWTPLQKAYAAQVTRLDSDVGRLLALLKELKVDDNTLMMVSGDNGSSFNETSDIGRRFDQSMGGKLRGFKRGMYEGGLRQAAIARWPGVVTAGRVCEEPWAFWDFLPTAAELAGAKLPVGYQTDGHSLTTMLRGGPAPQRDYFYWELHEQSFIQAVRFGDWKAVRNGPNEPIELYDLKSDSGEKNDVAASHGELVAKAETLLKDAHRDDPNWPVFATQKQRQEWRKSRSAK; encoded by the coding sequence ATGCTGCGCCTCTCCTCTGGGATACTACTCTGCTTCTTGTTTCCGTGTCTCGCGCTCTCTGCCGATCCAGTTGCGCGGAAGGGCCAGCCCAACATCATTTACATCCTCAGCGATGATCTGGCGCAGGGCGATGTCGGTTGTTACGGCCAGAAGTTAATCAAGACACCGAATCTCGATCGGATGGCAAAGGAAGGAACCCGCTTCACACAGGCGTATTGCGGAACATCGGTTTGCGCGCCCTCGCGCACATCGCTGATGACAGGTTTGCACATGGGGCATGCGCCGGTGCGGGCGAACTGGGAAATTGCCAAGGGTGAAGGACAATTGCCATTGCCCGCCAACACCGTGACGGTTGCCAGCATTCTGAAAGATTCGGGCTATGCCACGGCCTGTGTCGGCAAATGGGGCATGGGAATGTTCGATACAACAGGAAGCCCGCTGAAGCGCGGCTTCGATCATTTTTTTGGCTACAACTGCCAGCGCCACGCACACTCCTACTTTCCCGCGTATCTCTACAACGATGCCGAGAGGATTCCACTTGCCGGCAACAATGGAGTCGGTGGCGGCGAGGCCTACGCGCAGGAGTTGATTCAGCGCGATGCCGAGCAATGGTTGCGAGCCAATCACGCGCAGCCTTTCTTTCTCTTCTATGCCATTACATTGCCGCACGGCAGACACGAAATTGATGACCTGGGTGAATATGCGACGACCGATTGGACTCCCCTGCAAAAAGCCTATGCCGCGCAAGTCACGCGCCTCGATAGCGACGTCGGCCGGTTGCTCGCGCTGCTGAAGGAATTGAAGGTTGACGACAATACGCTGATGATGGTCTCGGGTGACAACGGCTCGTCATTCAACGAGACATCGGATATCGGTCGCCGCTTCGATCAATCGATGGGGGGCAAGCTCCGCGGCTTCAAGCGGGGCATGTACGAAGGTGGCCTGCGCCAGGCGGCGATCGCGCGTTGGCCGGGAGTGGTAACGGCGGGCCGGGTGTGCGAAGAACCGTGGGCCTTTTGGGATTTTCTGCCGACGGCTGCCGAGCTCGCTGGTGCGAAGCTTCCCGTTGGCTACCAAACCGATGGCCACTCGCTCACGACCATGCTGCGCGGCGGCCCCGCGCCGCAGCGAGACTACTTCTACTGGGAGTTGCACGAGCAGTCGTTCATTCAAGCCGTTCGCTTTGGCGATTGGAAAGCGGTTCGCAATGGACCTAATGAGCCAATCGAGCTTTATGACCTGAAGAGCGATTCGGGGGAGAAGAATGATGTAGCCGCGAGCCACGGCGAACTGGTCGCCAAGGCCGAAACGCTGCTGAAAGATGCCCATCGCGACGATCCCAACTGGCCAGTCTTCGCCACCCAGAAGCAACGTCAGGAGTGGCGGAAGAGTCGTTCAGCAAAGTAG
- a CDS encoding SGNH/GDSL hydrolase family protein, which yields MTNNVLESPPAAAVKKPRRLLRWLVIVGLLLVGLAAGYIHYWLYLPMGTGPAGRPVPLEPFQAIWTERPVLLVGIGDSVTAGLGSTGGRSYFKRLHAPPADDFADIAGRNLAAVLPNLQTLNIAVSGSNSPQHVEQVKTKLLAQPADVFGLVVMTSGGNDLIHWYGRTPPREGAMYGAMLSEAEPWIANYGRRLDELFGLIEERFPGGCLIFVADIYDPSDGYGQPETVRLPPWPDLIPIHGAYNAALRSAAAKHPHVRLVPMHAEFLGHGVHCRKFWRKHYRSDDPHYWYYFNLEDPNDRGYDAVRRLFLLAMIEEKGAIGQQPLVP from the coding sequence ATGACCAACAATGTTCTGGAATCGCCTCCTGCAGCGGCGGTGAAGAAGCCCCGTCGTTTGCTGCGCTGGTTGGTGATCGTCGGCCTGCTGTTGGTCGGCCTCGCTGCTGGCTACATCCACTATTGGTTGTACCTGCCGATGGGAACTGGGCCAGCAGGTCGCCCGGTTCCCCTCGAGCCCTTTCAAGCAATTTGGACAGAAAGACCCGTGCTCTTGGTGGGCATTGGCGACAGCGTGACCGCGGGCCTGGGGTCGACGGGTGGCCGTTCCTATTTCAAACGACTGCACGCGCCGCCAGCTGACGATTTCGCAGACATCGCGGGGCGAAATCTCGCCGCGGTGCTGCCGAACTTGCAGACGCTGAACATCGCCGTCTCTGGCAGCAACTCTCCGCAACACGTCGAGCAAGTGAAAACCAAGCTCCTCGCGCAGCCGGCCGATGTTTTCGGCTTGGTTGTCATGACGAGTGGCGGCAACGACTTGATTCACTGGTATGGCCGCACACCACCGCGCGAAGGGGCCATGTATGGTGCCATGCTCTCAGAAGCGGAACCGTGGATCGCCAACTACGGCCGCCGGCTCGACGAATTGTTCGGGCTGATCGAAGAGCGATTTCCCGGTGGTTGCCTCATCTTCGTCGCCGATATCTACGACCCGTCCGATGGCTATGGTCAGCCCGAGACAGTTCGCCTGCCGCCGTGGCCCGACCTGATTCCCATTCACGGTGCCTACAACGCGGCCCTCCGCTCCGCAGCTGCCAAGCATCCGCACGTGCGCTTAGTCCCCATGCACGCCGAGTTTCTCGGGCATGGCGTTCACTGCCGCAAATTCTGGAGGAAGCACTACCGCAGCGACGATCCGCACTACTGGTACTATTTCAATCTCGAAGATCCCAACGATCGCGGCTACGACGCTGTGCGGCGATTATTTCTGCTCGCAATGATCGAAGAGAAAGGAGCCATCGGCCAGCAGCCATTGGTTCCCTAG
- a CDS encoding fatty acid CoA ligase family protein, with amino-acid sequence MSGSESSSFFSPQLLCNVGFRLSETARQNPHGVAIAVPKGRDAKGRRKYDQLTFRELDDDTNRIAAGLHAMGVRPGTKLVLMVPPSIDFVALVFALFKAGVVQVLIDPGMGRANLIRCLAESQPEGFVGIPLAQALRVLLRGRFPQAKYNVTVGRRWFWGGKTLAQLKALNAPFTPPNIQAQDPAAIIFTTGSTGPPKGVLYSHGNFNRQADEIRDFYHIQPGEVALPAFPLFALFNCAMGVTTIFPEMDPTRPANVDPRNIIEAVNDWQVDQSFGSPALWNVVGRYCEQHHIQLPSVTRVLSAGAPVPPHVLERVKNIIHPEGDVHTPYGATEALPVASIAASEVLRETRQRSATGAGTCVGRRFPGIEWKVIAIDDGPLTEMSQVRELAASEIGELIVTGPVVTSEYVTRTDCNPLHKIRDGARLWHRMGDVGYLEPSPTGEPRGERFWFCGRKAHRVTTPTATLFTIQCEAIFNQHPRIYRSALVGVGAAGKQRPVIIAEPWPEHRPQSRADEAQLIAELKALAQASNYTQQIETFFIHNSLPVDIRHNAKIFREQLAIWAAKRLQ; translated from the coding sequence ATGTCCGGATCGGAATCTTCGTCGTTTTTCTCGCCGCAGCTGCTATGCAATGTGGGGTTTCGCCTGAGTGAAACGGCCCGGCAGAATCCGCACGGGGTTGCGATCGCGGTGCCCAAGGGGCGCGATGCCAAAGGCCGACGAAAGTACGATCAGCTGACGTTTCGTGAATTGGACGACGACACGAACCGGATCGCGGCCGGCCTGCACGCGATGGGCGTTCGCCCAGGCACGAAGCTGGTGCTGATGGTGCCGCCGAGTATCGACTTTGTGGCACTGGTGTTCGCGCTGTTCAAAGCGGGCGTAGTGCAGGTGCTGATCGATCCCGGCATGGGGCGGGCGAACTTGATTCGCTGCCTCGCCGAGAGTCAGCCCGAGGGCTTCGTCGGCATTCCCTTGGCTCAGGCGCTGCGCGTGCTCTTGCGCGGGCGATTTCCGCAGGCCAAGTACAACGTGACGGTCGGTCGCCGTTGGTTCTGGGGTGGTAAAACGCTGGCGCAACTGAAAGCGCTGAACGCTCCGTTCACCCCACCAAACATTCAAGCGCAAGACCCAGCGGCCATCATTTTCACCACGGGGAGCACCGGCCCACCTAAGGGAGTGCTGTACAGCCACGGCAATTTCAATCGCCAGGCCGACGAGATTCGCGACTTCTATCACATTCAACCCGGCGAGGTGGCGCTGCCGGCGTTTCCGCTGTTCGCGCTGTTCAACTGCGCGATGGGGGTGACGACCATTTTTCCCGAGATGGATCCCACGCGGCCAGCCAACGTCGACCCGCGCAACATCATCGAAGCGGTCAACGATTGGCAAGTGGATCAGTCGTTTGGTTCGCCCGCGCTGTGGAACGTCGTCGGCCGTTACTGCGAACAACATCACATTCAATTGCCGAGCGTTACGCGAGTCCTATCGGCTGGTGCGCCCGTCCCGCCGCATGTGCTCGAGCGCGTGAAAAACATCATTCATCCCGAGGGAGACGTCCATACTCCCTATGGCGCGACCGAGGCCTTACCTGTTGCTTCCATCGCAGCCAGCGAAGTGCTACGCGAGACTCGCCAGCGAAGTGCAACCGGCGCGGGAACGTGCGTCGGACGCAGGTTCCCGGGGATCGAGTGGAAAGTGATCGCCATCGACGATGGCCCGCTCACCGAAATGAGCCAGGTGAGAGAGCTCGCGGCGAGTGAAATCGGCGAACTGATTGTGACGGGGCCGGTTGTAACCAGCGAGTACGTGACGCGAACCGATTGCAATCCGCTGCACAAGATTCGGGACGGCGCGCGACTGTGGCACCGCATGGGAGATGTCGGTTACCTCGAACCGTCACCCACCGGTGAACCGCGGGGCGAGCGATTCTGGTTCTGCGGCCGCAAAGCGCATCGCGTGACTACGCCGACAGCCACGCTGTTCACCATTCAATGCGAGGCGATTTTTAATCAGCACCCGCGGATCTATCGCAGCGCATTGGTTGGCGTTGGTGCGGCCGGCAAACAGCGACCGGTGATCATCGCCGAGCCTTGGCCCGAACATCGGCCCCAGAGTCGGGCCGACGAAGCGCAACTAATCGCTGAACTAAAAGCGCTGGCTCAAGCGAGCAATTACACGCAGCAAATTGAGACGTTCTTCATTCACAACTCGCTCCCCGTCGACATTCGGCACAACGCCAAAATCTTTCGCGAGCAGTTAGCAATCTGGGCTGCAAAACGGCTGCAGTAG
- a CDS encoding 3-isopropylmalate dehydrogenase gives MANPLKLAIIPGDGTGPEVTQEALKVLEAVSKLEKFTYTTNFLDWGGERYLKTGETLPAGGVAELKKYDAVYLGAVGHPDVKPGILEKGLLLELRFQLDQYVNLRPVKLFPGVECPLVGKGPADIDFVVVRENTEDMYAGIGGWLKKNTADEVATQTAVYTRKGCERIIRWAFQYTQKRNNPKGKMLTLVAKTNVLTYGHDLWWRTFQDVQKEFPDVKADYNHVDACCMWMVKNPEYYDVIVTTNMFGDIITDLGAMIQGGLGVAAGGNINPDKGGISMYEPMGGSAPKYTGQNVINPIAAIAAMSMLLEHSGQPAAGARVMKAVQTITGTKMKSQSAGKMGHGTKEIGDLVVGAL, from the coding sequence GTGGCAAACCCGTTGAAACTGGCGATCATTCCCGGCGATGGCACCGGCCCCGAAGTAACCCAAGAAGCACTCAAGGTGCTCGAAGCGGTCAGCAAGCTTGAGAAGTTCACGTACACCACCAACTTTCTGGACTGGGGTGGCGAGCGCTATCTCAAGACAGGCGAAACACTTCCTGCTGGCGGCGTCGCCGAACTGAAGAAGTACGATGCGGTCTATCTGGGCGCTGTTGGCCATCCGGACGTGAAGCCCGGCATCCTCGAAAAAGGCCTGCTGCTGGAACTCCGCTTTCAACTCGATCAATACGTCAATCTTCGTCCGGTGAAGTTGTTCCCCGGCGTCGAATGCCCACTGGTGGGTAAGGGCCCGGCCGATATCGATTTCGTCGTCGTCCGCGAGAACACCGAAGACATGTACGCAGGCATCGGCGGCTGGCTGAAGAAGAACACGGCCGACGAAGTGGCCACGCAGACCGCCGTTTACACCCGCAAGGGCTGCGAACGAATCATTCGCTGGGCGTTTCAATACACGCAGAAGCGGAACAACCCCAAGGGGAAGATGCTGACGCTCGTCGCCAAGACGAACGTCCTCACCTACGGCCACGACCTGTGGTGGCGGACCTTCCAAGACGTGCAGAAGGAATTCCCCGATGTGAAGGCCGACTACAACCACGTCGACGCCTGCTGCATGTGGATGGTGAAGAACCCCGAGTATTACGATGTGATCGTCACCACCAACATGTTCGGCGACATCATCACCGACCTCGGTGCGATGATCCAAGGTGGCCTCGGCGTCGCGGCGGGCGGCAACATCAATCCCGATAAGGGGGGCATCAGCATGTATGAGCCGATGGGTGGCAGTGCGCCGAAGTACACCGGCCAGAACGTGATCAACCCGATCGCTGCCATCGCCGCCATGAGCATGCTGCTCGAACACTCGGGCCAGCCTGCCGCCGGCGCTCGCGTGATGAAGGCCGTGCAAACCATCACCGGCACCAAGATGAAGAGCCAATCTGCCGGCAAAATGGGCCACGGCACCAAAGAGATCGGCGACCTGGTTGTTGGGGCGCTGTAA
- a CDS encoding DUF6924 domain-containing protein — MSKPPYAPRETDPWVIRTDYTDNHAWQDAQTLISTPQTKYAFIPHVRFVSDEKYRDKSPSELLPLFPDNYPHRFCFVVDRRTLQDPEHPVLVVGFSPPIPKGKDLATIMKTPRPAIRDFPPNEIKTYRVIPSELYAIENNLSIGNMDFDEFANAVDMDSVFRGFAE; from the coding sequence ATGTCCAAACCGCCCTACGCACCTCGCGAGACCGATCCTTGGGTGATTAGGACTGACTACACCGACAATCATGCCTGGCAAGATGCCCAAACGTTGATTAGCACGCCTCAAACGAAATATGCGTTCATTCCCCACGTACGCTTCGTGAGCGATGAAAAATATCGCGACAAGAGTCCAAGTGAATTGCTTCCGCTATTTCCCGACAACTACCCACATCGGTTTTGCTTCGTTGTGGACCGTCGCACACTTCAAGACCCTGAACATCCAGTTTTGGTTGTTGGCTTCTCGCCGCCTATACCGAAGGGCAAGGATCTCGCGACGATCATGAAAACGCCTCGACCAGCGATTCGTGATTTTCCGCCGAACGAAATTAAGACCTATCGCGTGATTCCGAGCGAGCTCTACGCCATCGAAAACAACTTGTCGATCGGCAACATGGATTTCGACGAGTTTGCTAACGCGGTGGATATGGACAGTGTATTCCGCGGCTTTGCCGAATGA
- a CDS encoding NAD-dependent epimerase/dehydratase family protein: MNQVSAGPLVLVTGATGKVGQHFCDALLASPAHTTWRIRALCHNRQLPPGPRVESVQGSIADRNAVERALDGVTHVVHLATCKETPEDVMDVTVKGLFWLLEGCRQSAAFRQFVLIGGDAALGHFVYPHPLPVTEEQIHSAYPGCYALSKVLEEVMLEQYQIQYDLNGCCLRAPWIMEKDDFKYQLSFGEDVFGGPRWRDLVGAAKADEYVRKGRVPVMLDPAGQPVQRNFVHVSDLVAAILLALDHPQAEKQTFNICCNEPVNYRFVAEYLKETRGLPAVDVPTPYYSTWLDNAKAKFLLGWRPQYDYRRLIDDAYNFQRAASDPRKIWYPG, translated from the coding sequence ATGAACCAGGTTTCTGCAGGCCCGCTCGTTCTCGTTACAGGGGCCACCGGCAAAGTTGGCCAGCACTTCTGCGACGCCCTGCTTGCGAGTCCGGCCCACACGACTTGGCGGATCCGCGCGCTCTGTCACAACCGGCAGTTGCCGCCGGGACCACGAGTGGAATCGGTGCAGGGATCCATTGCAGATCGAAATGCAGTCGAGCGAGCGCTCGACGGTGTGACTCACGTCGTACATCTGGCGACGTGCAAAGAAACCCCAGAAGACGTGATGGACGTCACAGTAAAGGGACTCTTCTGGCTCCTGGAAGGTTGCCGCCAGAGCGCTGCGTTCAGGCAGTTCGTGCTCATTGGTGGCGACGCCGCGCTCGGGCACTTTGTCTATCCACATCCGTTGCCTGTGACGGAAGAGCAGATCCACTCCGCCTATCCCGGCTGTTATGCGCTGTCGAAAGTGTTGGAGGAAGTGATGCTCGAGCAGTACCAGATTCAATACGACCTGAATGGCTGCTGCCTGCGCGCGCCGTGGATCATGGAGAAGGACGACTTCAAATACCAACTCTCGTTTGGCGAAGATGTGTTTGGTGGGCCCAGGTGGCGCGATCTGGTCGGTGCTGCCAAAGCCGATGAGTATGTACGCAAGGGGCGCGTGCCGGTGATGCTCGATCCTGCCGGCCAGCCTGTGCAAAGAAACTTTGTCCACGTCAGCGATCTGGTCGCGGCCATTCTGCTGGCTCTCGATCATCCGCAGGCCGAGAAGCAGACCTTCAACATTTGCTGCAACGAGCCGGTGAATTACCGGTTCGTCGCTGAGTATTTGAAGGAGACCCGAGGGCTGCCTGCGGTCGATGTGCCCACGCCGTACTACTCAACTTGGCTCGACAATGCGAAAGCCAAGTTCTTGCTCGGCTGGCGCCCGCAGTATGACTATCGCCGCCTGATCGACGATGCTTACAACTTTCAACGCGCGGCCAGCGACCCACGCAAGATTTGGTATCCGGGGTAA
- the phnX gene encoding phosphonoacetaldehyde hydrolase, translated as MPGSLKIQLVVFDWAGTLVDYGCLAQARAFLEAFAKSKLMLTTAQVRWSMGLHNYEHIHALLEMPPISEQFQMVHGRPWTDADVMNIYDDLAPLQFDSVRQYSHLTPHVLEVLAELRSRGLKVGTTSDYARSIAECVYEAARLQGIEADTNVAADDTPSARPAPWMMFRLMSELNVFPPATVVKIGDTIPDIEEGLNAGCWSIGITAGGSEVGMTLADWQSLTNVDRSYHIDRAARKLYGAGAHYVIPSLVDLPNVIDRINERMETGERP; from the coding sequence ATGCCAGGATCTCTCAAAATTCAGCTGGTGGTTTTTGACTGGGCAGGCACCCTCGTCGACTATGGGTGCCTGGCGCAGGCCCGCGCGTTTTTGGAAGCGTTCGCCAAATCGAAGTTGATGCTCACCACGGCACAAGTTCGCTGGTCGATGGGGCTGCACAACTACGAGCACATTCATGCCCTGCTCGAGATGCCGCCGATCAGCGAGCAGTTTCAGATGGTGCATGGCCGGCCGTGGACCGACGCCGACGTGATGAACATCTATGACGATTTGGCTCCACTGCAATTCGACTCAGTGCGGCAGTACAGTCACCTGACACCGCATGTGCTGGAAGTGCTGGCCGAGTTACGCAGCCGCGGATTGAAGGTGGGCACCACTTCGGACTATGCCCGCTCGATTGCGGAGTGTGTGTACGAAGCGGCTCGCCTGCAGGGTATCGAGGCGGATACGAACGTGGCCGCGGACGACACCCCTTCAGCCCGCCCCGCGCCGTGGATGATGTTTCGGCTGATGTCGGAACTGAATGTATTTCCGCCGGCGACTGTGGTGAAGATCGGCGACACGATTCCCGATATCGAAGAGGGGCTGAACGCCGGCTGCTGGAGCATTGGCATCACAGCCGGCGGTAGCGAAGTCGGCATGACGCTGGCCGATTGGCAGTCGTTAACGAACGTCGATCGCAGCTATCACATCGACCGCGCCGCCCGCAAGCTGTATGGCGCGGGAGCGCACTACGTGATTCCCAGCCTGGTCGATTTGCCAAATGTGATCGACCGGATCAACGAGCGAATGGAAACGGGAGAGAGACCGTAA
- a CDS encoding lactate racemase domain-containing protein, whose amino-acid sequence MPWFTQSAPEISRAEVEVLIERALDEAKRRICKDPKRVLLLPPDITRMHSGSGWITESFYNLLSSSAEVHVIPTLGQHEPHTREQNAQMFGKIPHERIHPHDWRGGCTHIGEVPADYVKEKTGGAADWAFPLWLNTMLMKEKWDLIINIGHVVPHEVLGFANHNKNYFIGLAGKDLICTSHMAAASCGIENNLGNLLTPVRQCFNYAEEKYLGHLPDFYVQVVLARNPNGHLVHTGVFVGDDLETYLGAARQAREQNIATFDEPLQKVVCVMQGDEFFSTWVANKAVYRTRMAIADGGELLILAPGLKRFGEQADVDALIRKYGYCGTPAVMEQYKKNADMQDLAHGTAHLIHGSSEGRFKITYAPGHLEKSDIEQVKFGYANLEEQLLKYPIGQLKEGFNEVNGEQIYFIPTPSAGLWATKDRLFNRQTGFGAG is encoded by the coding sequence ATGCCCTGGTTCACACAATCTGCTCCTGAAATCTCTCGTGCCGAAGTCGAAGTCCTTATCGAACGGGCGCTCGATGAAGCCAAGCGACGAATCTGCAAAGATCCCAAGCGGGTTCTCTTGCTCCCCCCCGATATTACCCGCATGCACTCCGGCAGCGGTTGGATTACGGAGTCGTTCTATAACTTGCTATCGTCATCGGCCGAAGTGCACGTCATTCCCACGCTCGGTCAACACGAACCGCACACGCGCGAGCAGAACGCGCAGATGTTCGGCAAGATTCCGCACGAGCGAATCCATCCGCACGATTGGCGCGGCGGCTGCACGCACATCGGCGAAGTCCCTGCTGACTATGTGAAGGAGAAGACCGGCGGCGCAGCCGACTGGGCATTTCCGCTGTGGCTCAACACCATGCTGATGAAAGAAAAGTGGGACCTGATCATCAACATCGGTCACGTTGTACCGCACGAAGTCCTTGGCTTTGCCAATCACAACAAGAACTATTTCATTGGCCTCGCTGGCAAGGATCTCATCTGCACGTCACACATGGCGGCTGCCAGTTGCGGCATCGAGAACAACCTCGGCAACCTGCTCACGCCGGTTCGGCAATGCTTCAACTATGCTGAAGAGAAGTATCTCGGCCACTTGCCCGACTTCTACGTGCAAGTGGTCCTGGCGCGCAATCCGAATGGGCACCTGGTGCATACCGGCGTGTTCGTCGGCGATGATTTGGAAACCTACCTGGGCGCTGCCCGCCAGGCGCGCGAACAAAACATCGCCACCTTCGATGAACCGCTGCAGAAGGTCGTCTGCGTCATGCAAGGCGATGAGTTCTTCAGCACCTGGGTGGCCAACAAGGCCGTCTATCGCACGCGGATGGCGATTGCCGATGGGGGCGAATTGTTGATTCTGGCGCCGGGACTCAAGCGGTTTGGCGAACAAGCCGATGTGGACGCGCTGATTCGCAAGTATGGCTACTGCGGCACACCAGCCGTAATGGAGCAGTACAAGAAGAACGCCGATATGCAGGATCTGGCTCACGGCACTGCCCACCTGATTCACGGCAGCAGCGAAGGGCGATTCAAGATCACCTACGCGCCGGGGCATCTCGAAAAGTCGGACATCGAGCAAGTGAAGTTCGGCTATGCGAATCTCGAAGAACAGTTGCTCAAGTACCCGATTGGCCAGTTAAAAGAAGGCTTCAACGAGGTGAATGGCGAGCAGATTTACTTCATTCCCACACCATCTGCTGGCCTCTGGGCGACGAAGGATCGCTTGTTCAATCGCCAAACGGGGTTCGGCGCGGGCTAG
- a CDS encoding thioredoxin family protein translates to MSGLAMGLMLQAALLTSGADSYDTALQAAKDNGQPLVVLIGADWCPGCVTMKNSTMPSMARSGQLKNVNYATINYDQNPNLARQLMRGNSIPQLAVFIKTDKGWHREQVTGATSPGAVSAMLQRAVAAKTSQADTKVVSETTDTSAGGGN, encoded by the coding sequence ATGAGTGGACTAGCGATGGGGTTGATGCTGCAAGCAGCGCTCCTGACAAGTGGGGCCGATTCTTACGACACGGCTTTGCAAGCGGCGAAGGATAATGGCCAGCCTCTCGTGGTTCTGATCGGTGCCGATTGGTGCCCCGGCTGCGTGACGATGAAAAACTCGACGATGCCCAGCATGGCCCGCTCTGGCCAACTGAAGAACGTCAACTACGCCACGATCAATTACGACCAAAACCCAAATCTCGCCCGCCAACTGATGCGTGGTAACTCGATTCCCCAACTGGCCGTCTTCATCAAGACCGACAAGGGCTGGCATCGCGAACAAGTGACCGGTGCGACCAGCCCGGGCGCTGTCTCCGCCATGCTGCAGCGGGCTGTCGCCGCCAAGACCAGTCAGGCCGATACCAAGGTTGTCTCGGAAACCACCGACACTAGCGCAGGCGGCGGGAACTAG
- a CDS encoding leucyl aminopeptidase produces the protein MAVTAIQDGVATIQADAVVVGIYADEPLSGAAEALNRATQGLLTKLLESKDLSGKRGEVVTLFAPPGTQAKQATLIGLGARATVDRSTAFRSAAIAAKALAGKERGLVAFYLGEGWSGELLESGICGSLVGCVGQDLYRAKKNRFPLAQLGWANASADDIRRGEILAGGVNLARRLVNEPAGDIYPESFANEAVSVAESSGLSIEVWDRARLEAERCGSLLAVGKGSDRDSRLVILKYQGAADSVAPIAFVGKGVTFDSGGLSIKPTDGMKTMKCDMAGAAAVLGAMQTIAQLQLPVNVIGFCGLVENMLGGSAFKLGDVLRARSGKTIEVLNTDAEGRLVLGDVLDVALQSQPAKIVDLATLTGACVVALGTDIAGLMTNDQAWADEVKASGDAVGEPLWQLPMYPEFSEQIRSEVADIKNTGDGRWGGAITAAKFLEEFVAGKPWVHLDIAGPAFLDGQKPWLDAGGSGFGVRTLVEIARRAAK, from the coding sequence ATGGCGGTAACGGCAATTCAAGACGGCGTGGCAACCATCCAGGCTGATGCGGTCGTGGTGGGCATCTATGCTGACGAACCGCTGAGTGGTGCAGCGGAGGCTTTGAACCGGGCCACACAAGGACTGCTGACGAAACTGCTGGAATCGAAAGACTTGAGCGGTAAGCGCGGCGAAGTCGTCACTCTGTTCGCACCGCCAGGAACCCAAGCCAAGCAAGCCACCTTGATTGGTCTTGGTGCACGCGCGACTGTCGATCGCAGCACCGCATTTCGCTCGGCAGCAATTGCCGCCAAAGCACTGGCAGGTAAAGAACGTGGGCTGGTTGCCTTCTACCTGGGCGAAGGCTGGTCGGGCGAACTGCTCGAAAGTGGTATCTGCGGAAGTCTCGTGGGCTGTGTCGGTCAAGACTTGTATCGCGCCAAAAAGAACCGCTTCCCGCTGGCACAACTTGGCTGGGCGAATGCTTCGGCAGACGACATTCGCCGCGGCGAGATTCTCGCCGGTGGCGTCAACCTCGCCCGTCGCTTGGTAAACGAACCGGCGGGAGACATTTATCCCGAATCGTTTGCGAATGAAGCCGTCAGCGTGGCCGAAAGTTCGGGGCTATCGATTGAAGTTTGGGACCGCGCCCGCTTAGAGGCCGAACGCTGTGGCAGCTTGCTGGCGGTGGGCAAGGGCTCGGACCGTGACTCGCGACTGGTGATTCTGAAGTATCAAGGAGCCGCTGACTCGGTCGCTCCGATTGCCTTCGTCGGCAAGGGTGTGACGTTCGACTCCGGTGGCCTGTCGATCAAGCCGACCGACGGCATGAAAACGATGAAGTGCGATATGGCCGGCGCCGCTGCAGTGCTTGGTGCCATGCAGACAATTGCTCAGCTGCAATTGCCCGTGAACGTGATTGGCTTTTGTGGCCTCGTCGAGAACATGCTCGGCGGCAGCGCATTCAAGCTGGGCGATGTACTTCGCGCTCGCAGCGGCAAGACGATTGAGGTTCTCAATACCGATGCCGAAGGTCGCCTCGTGCTGGGAGACGTGCTCGATGTGGCGCTGCAGTCGCAGCCTGCAAAAATCGTTGACCTCGCCACACTTACCGGCGCTTGCGTGGTTGCCCTGGGGACCGACATCGCCGGCCTGATGACCAACGACCAGGCTTGGGCCGACGAAGTGAAAGCCTCGGGCGATGCAGTGGGCGAACCACTGTGGCAGTTGCCCATGTATCCCGAATTCAGCGAGCAGATTCGCAGCGAAGTCGCCGACATCAAAAACACCGGCGACGGCCGCTGGGGTGGTGCGATCACTGCCGCCAAGTTCTTGGAAGAATTTGTGGCCGGCAAACCGTGGGTCCATCTCGATATCGCCGGCCCGGCATTCCTCGATGGTCAAAAGCCCTGGCTCGATGCTGGCGGTAGTGGCTTCGGTGTTCGCACACTCGTCGAAATCGCACGCCGCGCTGCCAAGTAG